From Candidatus Methylomirabilis lanthanidiphila:
GTAGAAGATGTTGATGTGGTAATCCTTCATCCGTGTTCACCCAACGTCAAATTATACCTCTGAACGGGGCGTTGAGCGACGCTAAAGACGTATGGGTCAGATGAACACGGCGGGTGACACCTGAAATCGCTTGGCCAAAAGACGAATCTGGCGAATATTTAATGCTCGCTTGCCGTTCAGGATTTCAGACACCACGCCCTGAGAGCCGATCTCCGACAAGTCCGATTGGTTCAAACCATGCTCTTCCATGAAAAACCGAAGCACGTCGGCTCCAGTACATTCAGGCATGGGATGATGTGTTTCCTCGTACACGTGGATCAGCGTACCTAGCGTGTCTAGCAGGCCGTACAGGGGATGGCGTTCGTTGTCACCGATTTCATCCAACAGCTCATTGAGCCGCTTAATCGCGGAGTCGTATTCGCGCTCATTGCGAATGGTGAGGATAGGGTGGATATTGGCCCAATGACCTTGGATGTCTTTTGTGAGCGTGCTCATTGCTTCCAGCTTCCTTTGTCATATTCTTGGTGCGTCAGAACATGACGAATGTATAGCGTACCCCGGTTAAAGTGAATGACCGCGATCAGCCGATATTTGTTGCCACCGATATTGAACACAATCCATTTGCCGACTTTGTCAACCGATGGAAAAGTCATTCGCAATTCACCAAAATCGCGAAAGGTGGTATGCTGCACGATTTTGAGCCAGCGCGTCAGCGCCAATTTGCTATATGGTTAGAAACACAGGCCGCTGCGCCTCCCGGATTCCGGCCTTCCAACCGATCAACGTACCGTAGCAATCAAGAGTCAGCAATCCACGATTATCGAAGTTCAGCTTTTGTTGTCCGAAAACGACGGGGAGTATAACCGTCAAACGCACATGGTCAGCCGCGTATGTCTTCTTGCGTATCGGTTTCATGTGCGAGTTAGCTCGTGGGTTGCGGTTCACACTCTTCGCACGCTTCGAGGATTTGCTCAGCCTTCTTGGCGAGGTCGACCAGCCCGGGCCAACGGCCTGTGATGATATCTTGCGCATGGGCGAGTTCGTTTCTAAGCTGTTCGAGCTCTTCCAGAATCGACTCGGCAGTGTTGCTTGAGGTGAAGCCGATGGCGCTATGAAGCTCAGCCGTCTTAAGGATAATAGTTCTCTTGTCTGCAAACTGAAGACAGTCTGCAAGATCGATAGCTTCATTCCTCCGCTGCCTGTCCTCTAAAAGCTGACGAGCCTTATCCAGCCGCTCTTTCGAGATCATACTCTTCCACGACTCTTGCGGGTAGACAGCACGGATCAGCCGAAGAAACTGCATTTCGATAAGCGAGACAATACCAAAAAGCCACATGCGAACGGGTGCCTTCTGCAGATCTCCTTTTGTGACGATAGCCCAAACCTTCCCCATCACACGAACGAAAATGCGAGGCGACTGAGCGAGTAGTTGCAGCGCCCCAAGGATAGAACTTGATTCATCCAGTAGAAGCTGCTCTTCGAAACACCTAAGGTGCTGTTCGAGCGTGCCCTCGCAAAGCTGAGCGCGCTCGACATATCCTACGATAAGGCCGTTCCGTCTGACACCGACCACATCGAAGTCCTTGTCCTCCATGAAGTCTCTAACCTCACTTGCGAGCCGTACTGCATCAAACGATATAAAAGGTTCTGCAATATACTTGACCGAAACGCTCCGATCGAAAAGCTCGCGTAAGCCCCGAAGTGATGATTTGAGATGCTTCATTAGAACTTATCTGGACACAATGATCCGGTGCCTAAACACAATTAGACTGATTCCCCACTATTCCGACTCTTGATACCTTTCAGAAGTGGGGTAATCTTCCCGCCTTTTCCGGCACTTGTCAAGCTTCGCCAGGACCTCCTCACCCCAACCCTCTCCGCACCCAGAGGGTACCCGGGAGGCGAGGGGATGTGATAAAAACGCCGCTCCGCGCCGAGAGGGTACCGGGGAGACGAAGGGGAGAGTTTGTCAAAGACGGTGAGATCGCTTCGCTGTGCTCGCAATGACGGAAACCTCCGGGAAGGCAACGACTCTTGACAGAGGTGGGGGGATTTGGTAACTGCTTACGGGAGATGGTGGTAAGTACCGGAAGGTGATGGGTGGTAGAAGACACGAGGTGGACGATGCCGATTTATGAATATGCGTGTAACAGTTGCAGGAAGCGAGTGAGCCTGCTGATCCGGAATATCCGCAACCCCGACACGCCTGTCTGCCCACGCTGTGGGGGGCGGGAACTGACGCGGCTGTTCTCGCGGTTTGCGGTGGTCAAGTCCGAGGAGAGCCGTTTTGAACGCATGGCCGACCCCAGCAATTTCGGCGATCTTGATGAGAACGATCCGCGGAGTGTGGCGCGCTGGGCCAAGCGGATGGGGAAAGAGATGGGCGAAGACGTCGGCGAGGACTTCGACCAAATGATAGAGGAGGCTGCGGAGGAAGGGACGGCTGCCGAGGGGGGAGCGGAGGACATGGAGTAAGCGACGGCTGCGCGTCTGGCCTGTCCGAACCCCGTTTCACCTTGACAGTTCCGAGCCGTTTTGGATATAGTCGGCACGGATTGAAGGGACGTATCGGTTCCATTATAACGGTAGAGGCAGCAATGAAAAAGCGACATCTGTTGGCGCCAGGCCCGACGCCGGTCCTTCCGGACGCGTTGCTGGCGATGGCCCGGCCGATCCTGTACCATCGCGGTCCGGAGTACGAAGCCCTCCTGGGCCGAGTCCGGGATGGGCTGAAGTTCCTCTTCCAAACCAAGCACGAGGTGTTGTTGTTCACCTCATCGGGTACCGGTGGGATGGAAGGGACGGTGGTAAACACGCTCTCGCCCGGCGATCGGGCTCTGGTCATCCGGAGCGGTAAGTTCGGTGAGCGCTGGGGGGAGATCTGCGAGGCCTACGGCCTTCAGCCGCAGTATATCGATGTGGAGTGGGGGCGAGCGGTAGACCCTGACACAGTGGCTGCCGCCCTCGCAGCCGATCCCGCCATCAAGGTGGTCTTTGCGACCCACACTGAGAGCTCTACGGGTGTCCTGCACCCCATTGAGGCCATCGCCAGGATCGTCGGCAAGACGCCCGCTATTTTGGTCGTTGACGCCATCATGAGTTTGGGGGTGGCGGATCTGCCAATGGATGCCTGGGGGGTAGACGTCGTCGTGGGCGGCTCTCAGAAAGGGTTGATGATCCCGCCTGGCCTTGCCTTCTGCGCGGTCTCCGATAAAGCCTGGGCGATGGTGCAGCAATCCCGCCTCCCGAAATTCTACTTTAACTTCCTGGCAGAGCGGAAGAGCCTGGAGAAGAACCAAAACACCTTCACGCCGGCGGTCTCGCTGGTGATGGCGCTTCACGAGTCCCTCGCCGCCGTCAGGGCGGAGGGCCTCGCGGCGCTCTTTGCGAGGCATGACCGGCTTGCGCGGGCGACCCGCGCCGCCGTCAGGGCGCTCGGACTCGAACTGTTTGCCGACCCGCCTACGCCGGCACTGACCGCTGTGGCCGCCCCACCGGGCATTGAGGCCGGCGCCATCGTGAAGACGATGCGAACGGCCCACGGCATCACCATCTCGGGCGGACAGGCCCAGCTCAAAGGGAAGATCTTCCGCCTGGCCCATCTGGGATATGCCGACGAATCCGACGTCGTCCTCTGCCTGGCGGCGCTGGAACGAACGCTCACCGATCTCGGCTATCCGATCAAGCTGGGCGAGGGGGTGCGGGCGGTCCAAGAGGTGCTGAGTCAGGCAGGTTGAGTGAAAGCAGCTTTCAGCTAATAGCTGATGGCTGCTTTTCAGAGAGGAACGGATGCGAATTCTTGTGAGCGACGGCCTCTCGCCGCGCGGCATTGAGGTGCTGCGCCAGGCCGAGGGGTTCGAGGTCGATGAGCGGCGCAAGTTGAGCCCAGAGGCGCTGCAGGAGTGCATCGACAACTACGACGCCCTGATTGTCCGAAGCGCCACGAAGGTCACCGCGCCGATCCTGCGGGCCGCGCACCGGCTCAAGGTCGTCGGGAGGGCTGGCGTCGGGGTGGATAATATTGACGTCGAGGCGGCCACGGCTCGCGGCGTTCTGGTCATGAATGCCCCGAGCGGCAATACCCTGGCCACTGCTGAGCATTCCTTTTCGCTCCTCCTGTCCCTCGCCAAGAATATCCCGCAGGCGACCGCCTCGATGAAGGGCGGCCGGTGGGAGAAGGGTGCATTCCTCAGCGTCGAGTTGGGGAGTAAGACATTAGGGATTGTCGGGTTGGGACGGATCGGAAGCGAGGTCGCCCGACGCGCCAAAGGGTTCGCCATGCGCGTCATCGTTGCTGATCCCTTTGTCTCTGAGGAGACCGCGAGCGCGCTGGGGGTCGAACTGGTGGAGTTGCCGGACCTCTTCCAACGATCGGATTTTATTACGATTCACACCCCCATCACCCCGGAGACGTACCATCTCATCGATCGCGACGCCATTGCAAAGATGAAGACCGGCGTTCGGATTATCAACTGTGCCAGGGGTGGGATCGTCGATGAGGACGCCCTGTATGAGGCGATGAAGGCCGGCAAGGTTGCAGGGGCGGCCATGGATGTGTTTGAACAGGAGCCGACCACCAGCTCATCGCTGTTCACGCTTCACAACTTCATCTGCACCCCGCATATCGGCGCGGCGAGCGAGGAAGCGCAGGAGAATGTCGCCGTCGAGATCGCCCAGCAGGTCGTCGAGTACCTCCAGAAGGGGCTGATCAGGAATGCTGTCAATGCGCCGTCGATCGACCCGGCGCTGTACAAGGTGCTTCAGCCGTACCTCACCCTGTCCGAGAAGCTGGGCCGCTTGGCCTCTCAGCTTGCCGAGGGGGGAATCAGGCAGCTCCGAATCGATTATCGGGGCGAGATCGCCGGCTATGACCCGGCGCCGCTTACCGCGTCCGTCGTCAAGGGGGCGCTGGACCCTTTCCTGGGCGACGAGGTCAACTACGTCAACGCCTTGGCCATAGCGAAAGGGCGCGGCATCCGGATTATTGAGAGCAAGGTGCTGGAAGAGGCCGACTACACGAGCCTCATCACCGTTTCGATCAAGGGTGACCGCGGCACGAGCGAGGTGGCAGGGACGCTCTTCAGTCGCCGGGAGCCCAGGGTCGTCCGGATCAACGAATTCCGTCTGGAAGCGATCCCGGAAGGGTACCTCCTGATCTTCTCCAACCTGGACGTGCCCGGGGTGATCGGAACAATCGGCACCCTGCTCGGAAAACACCGGGTCAATATTGCCGGCATGCAGTTGGGACGGGAGCAGCCTGGCGGTCGGGCCGTGTCGGTGGTGAACGTCGATAATCCCGTTCCCGCTCATGTCATCGATGAAATCCGACGGCTCCCCAATATCGTCTTCGTCAAGCTGGTGAAGGCCTAGTTCAGCTATCAGCTACTAGCCATCAGCAGTCAGCAAACGAAGGAATGAGCAGGCACTGAAGGCTACTGGCTGGCTGCTGAAAGCTGATCGCCGATGAGTAATTTCGAATATTCTTCCAAGACCGCCATCCCGAAAGGTGTTCGGGTCTTTGCGCCTGAGGAGACTGCGCTGCGCCGTTGGGCCGAGTGTCGGATCCTTACGGTCTTCGAACGATGGGGGTTCCAGGAGGTCATCACCCCGACGTTCGAATACCTGGAGGTCTTCTCAGGAGAGCCGGAGCGGGAGGGCGGAGACAAGGTCTTTAAGCTCATCGATCGGCAGACCGGCCGCCTGCTTGCGCTGCGGTATGACCCGACCCCTCAGGTGGCGCGCCTCGCTGCGACTACGCTCCGGCACCGTCCCCTTCCATTGCGTCTTTCGTATGCGGCGAATATCTTTCGTGATGAGGTTCCTCAGGTCGGTCGACAGCGCGAGTGTGTCCAGCTTGGTGTAGAGCTGATCGGATTGGAGCGGCCCGAGGCCGATGCCGAAATGGTGGCGATGGCGGTAGAGGGCTGCCGGGCCCTCGGTCTGCAGCACTTTCAGATCGATGTCGGCCAAATTGAATATGTGCGGGGGATCGTTGATACCCTGGGGCTCGGACCTGATCAACGCCGCGCGCTGGTCTCAGCGATTGATAGGAAGGATACGATCGAGATCGAACTGCTCGTACGAGGTCTGGATGCGGACGAGAAGTCCAAACGGGCCGCACTGGACCTTCCGTTGCTCTATGGAGGGAAGGAGGTCCTGGCTCGCGCACGGGACCTGGCACCCAACCGGCGCTCACAAGAGGCGTTGAGAAACCTTACCCAGGTCTACGAGGTGCTGGAGCAATACGGTCTGGCGGATCAGGTGATCATCGATCTCGGCGAAGCGATGGCTTTCGAGTACCACACCGGCGTAACCTTTGCGGCATTTGCGCAGGGCGTGGGCTCCGAGATTTTACGCGGCGGCCGATACGACGACCTGATCGGTCGATTTGGGTATCCCTGCCCCGCCACCGGCTTCGCTTTCGATCTGGACAAGGTCCGGGAGGCGGTCGCGGCCGAAAACCGACCTCCGCTCGCGACCGGCCAGAGGTTTCTGGTGATCGACTTTAACCCCGACAAGCGGCATGCCCTTCGCATCGCTCAGCTTCTGCGAGAAAAGGGCTATTCGGCGGCGAGAGACATTATCAAGCGGGATCTGGAAGGTTCATTTGACTACGCAAAGCGATCCGGGATCGGCCGAGCGATCGTGCTGGGCCTTCCTCATCTACCTCAAGACGAGTTGCTGATCAGTGATCTTGACTCCGGGACTGAGGAGCGGGTCCCGGTCGAACGGTTTTGCGGCGAGGTCGAACGTGGAGAGCGGCGATGGCCAATGTAATCGTTGTCGGCACGCAGTGGGGCGATGAGGGGAAGGGTAAGATTGTTGATCTCCTCTCCGAATATTTCGACGCAGTGGCCCGGTACCAGGGCGGGACCAATGCCGGTCATACGGTTGTGGTGGAAGAGGAGAAGATTGTCCTGCACCTGGTTCCGTCTGGCGTACTGAGAAAAGGGAAGGTCTGTATCCTGGGGAACGGCGTAGTGATCGATCTGGCCGCCCTCATCCAGGAGATGGATCAACTCAGCAGGCTGCACGTGAAGATCGAGGACAACTTCTTCATCAGCAAGAACGCACATCTGGTGCTCCCGTACCATGCGATCCTGGACGCCGAACAGGAGCGGCTCCGAGAGGGCCGACAGCTTGGGACCACCAGACGCGGGATCGGGCCGGCCTATGTCGATAAGATGGCGAGGACAGGGATTCGGGTGGGCGACTTGGCCAACCCCAATCTCTTCAGGGAGCGGCTCCGTAATAACCTTGAAGAGAAGCGGGCCCAGTTCCCTCACCATCAGGAGCTACTGGAGCTGGATCATGAAAAGATGGCGGCGGAACAGCTCGAACAGTTCGAGCGCGTTCGCGGCTTTGTAGTAGACAGCTCCCTCATCATTCACGACCTGATCAAAACCGGGAAGCGTGTCCTGTTTGAGGGCGCGCAAGGGACCCTCCTGGATGTCGATCTCGGAACCTACCCCTACGTCACCTCATCGAGCGCGACGGCCGGAGGCGCCTGCATCGGGACCGGGGCAAGTCCGTTGGCGATCGACGGCGTCCTCGGCGTCACCAAGGCCTATACGACGCGCGTCGGCGAAGGGCCGATGCCGACGGAGCTGACGGACGACATCGGCCAGATGTTGCAGACGCGCGGGCAGGAGTTCGGGGCTACGACGGGGCGGCCGAGGCGATGCGGCTGGTTCGATGCCGTGGCCGTCAGGTACAGTGCCAGAATCAACGGGCTCTCGGCCATCGCCCTCATGAAGCTGGACGTTCTGGATGCCTGTGAGTCGATCCGGATCTGCAACAGCTACCGAAGCAACGGGGCGATCCTTCGAGAATTTCCGAATGAGACTGGTCTCCTGCAGACCTGTGAGCCGATCTATGAAGAGGTATCAGGCTGGAACGAGAGCATTGCCGGCATCACCTCATACAAGCATCTGCCGGCCCGGTGTCGCGCCTATATTGAGCGACTTGAGGCGCTGACGGGGGTCAAAGTCGGGCTCATCTCGACGGGGCCTCGACGGGACCAGACGATCCTTCGCTCGACGCCGGCCTTGCGGCAGTGGGGGCTGACGCGCTAAGCTTCCGCTGGATCGTCGCGTCCAGAGCGCTCCGCATGACGACCCGTTAGCTCAGTTGGCAGAGCTCCTGCCTTTTAAGCAGGGAGTCCCGGGTTCGAGTCCCGGACGGGTCACCAATTTCCGCCTCCCCCCATCATTGCCTTTTCATCGTTCGCCGCCTGTCTATTCACGGTCGCCGTGACCGTAGGATGGATAATACAGCGTAGTGGTTGAAATGGACACCGCGAGGCTCACCAGCGCAACCCTGAACGTGCTCATTTTATTCGGTCCAGTTCGCTCACCCTTTTTCATTGACACCCTTGCAAGCTGAATGCTACAAGTCGGCTACTTGATTCTATGGTTTATTGCTTTTCACAGAGCAACAGGATGCAAACATGGCGAGCGGCGGACATCTGCTTCGAGGAGGTCCTGTGACAAACTGATAGAGGGGACGTCAGGGCGATGCGCAAGAGTTTAATTTGTGAGCCTGTCGAAAAGGCGTCACCGCCAGGCGGGATCTGCAAGAGACGTGGATACTTTAGTGTCCGTAAGTAAGACCATCAACAAGGAGCGTTCCGCATGGATGACTGGCTCCTAACCGCGCAGGAGGTAGCCCCAAGGTGAAGATGGAGGCGACAATATGTATCCATTGAGCAGTATACAACACACCTGGGCAGGTTTACGTTGGTTTGTCGGCAGTGTGGCAGTTATGACCGCGCTGGCGTCTGGGGTCGCCGCCGGCCAGGAGATGGGTGGCGCAGCCTACCCTGGGGCACACGTCGAAGGCGAGCTTGCACCTGCCCTTCCCGGCGTGCGCGCTCTGCCGCAACGGCGGCTGCCGCAATCTCGACTGCCGGCGCAGGTGGTTCTCGACCGTGTCGAGGCGGCGCACTTGAAGATGGAGGCGACAGACCAGCCGTCTAAACCCGGGGTGCCGCTGCAGATCGGTGTCAGTCGAGATGTGCCGATGCTGCGTAACACCGCTCACACCTCGGCGCTCATGTCCTGGACGTCCATTCCCGGCGGGCAGATTGCCGCGATCAGCATTACGTCTCCTGACGCCCTCGGTTTGCGTCTGGGCTTGTTGGTTGAAAAGCTGTCTCGTACGGCCCTGCTGCGGTTTTATGCCCAGGGGACGGAGCAGGTGTTCGAGGTGTCGGGCGGGGAGATCATGGACACCATCGCCCGCAATCTCGCCGCCGGCGACGCAAGCGATGAAGCCCGGACGTACTGGTCGCCCGTCATCGACGGTCAGGAAATGACGGTCGAAATCGAACTGCCTACCGGGGTGTCTCCGGATGAGGTGATGTTTTCCATCCCGCGTGTTTCCCATTTGTTCTCATCGCCTCTGGATCCCGGCGCCTTGCAACAGCAAATTGGCGAGGCGGCGGGGTGCACTCTCGATTCCGCGTGCTACACATCGACATGGGGAAACGAATCCCTGGCGACCGCCAAAATGACATTTACGAAAGGCGGTGGGAGTTATCTCTGTACGGGTACCCTAATGAATGACAGCGATCCCTCCACGTTCATTCCCTATTTCCTGACCGCCAACCATTGTATTTCGACGCAAACCGTGGCCTCGACCCTGCAAACCTATTGGTTTTATCGTGCCTCGAGTTGCAACGCTGGTCTTTTGAATCCCAGCACCCAGACGTTGACCAGCGGGGCCGCACTGCTCTATGCCAGTTCGATTACCGATACGGGCTTCTTACTACTGAACAGCTCAGCCCCGCCTGGTGCCGTATATTCAGGGTGGTCGACCTATCTACCGGTCCTCTCTAGCCAGAGCGTTGGCATCCATCATCCGCAGGGCGATCTGCAAAAGATCAGTGCTGGAAACATCGCTGGCTACTACAATTGCACCCCTAATGCCGGCGACACTTTTAGCTGTTTTCCAACGTCCTCTGACGGTGCTGACCATCTCGAAGTTGTCTTTGGCCTTGGCATCACCGAGGGCGGCAGCAGCGGTTCCGGTCTTTGGATCGTATCCGGCGGCAGCCACTACCTGGTGGGCCAGTTACATGGTGGAAACATTTCCTGCGTCATGCCCACTAGCCCGGTTTACTATGGTCGTTTTGATGTGGCCTACAACGCGGCGCTGTTTCAATGGCTGGGAACCACCCCGGTGAACTACACGTTGTCGGTGACGGGCGCCGGCACGGGCCAGGGCACGGTGACGGGGCCTGGAATTAACTGCACCATCAGCGCAGCGAGCACGAGCGGGACATGCAGTGCGAACTACGCCTCGGGAACGGGGGTCTCGCTGATCGCAACGTCCATCGGGGTCTCGACATTCATTGGCTGGGGTGGGGACTGCGCCGCCGATGGGACCGTCACGCTGGAGGCGGACAAGATCTGTACTGCCACCTTCATCAGACCGCTCATCCTCTCGACCACCTCGCTGTCCGCAGAGGAGCAGGGGGTCGCCTATGTCTATGCGCTGCAAGCCGAAGGCGGCCTTCCCTCTTACACCTGGAGCCGTATCAAGGGTAAGCTCCCCAAAGGTCTGACCCTGGATGCGGCAGGCACCCTCAGCGGGATCCCGACCAAGGCCAAGACCGCGACCTTTACCGTCCAGGTGGCGGATGCCGCTGGGGCCTCAGTGACGCAGAACCTCTCTTTGCAGATCGTCAAGCGTGTCGATTTCAAGACCAAAAAACTAAGTCGGGGTACGGTCGGGACGCCGTACGCAGCCACGCTCAAGACCAAGGGCGGGATACCGCCACTGACCTTCAGCCTGGTCGGCGGGGCGCTCCCCACGGGTCTTACCCTTGATCCGGGCACCGGGCAGGTCTCCGGGACACCCACAGTGGCCGGCATCTTCGACTTTGTTGCCCAAGTTACCTCGAGCGGCGGCTCCAGTCATCAGAGGAACATTCGGATCACGATCAGGTAGAGCGATTACCCGAGAAAGGAGGCGAATCCACAGAGGGTGTATTGTCCGTGGCGTACGACGAGTTTGTCATAGCAATTCCGCAATTCCGAATTCCGCGAATTCCGGGGACACAATACCGATTTCTTATAGTTTGTATAGCTGGAGTCTCACTCGATTTGTCGAAGAGGGAGGTGAGGCGCTATCCACCGCCTGAGACGTCCCCATACGCCGCTTGAGGTTCATTGCGGGGAGACCGCCAATCGGCTGCATGAGTGCCAGCCATACGGCGTGCAGGGTCGTCGCTGATCCATTGTGTCATATTGCCGGTAATCGCTGTGGACATACGGGAGGCGATTGGCACGATCCGCCTCCGCAGTGGAAACGCACAATACGCCTTACGCCGCTACCTGCCCAGCGAAGGAGATCGTCAGGTCGAGAGTCCGAAGCGCCGCATATTTGCATCGAATCCCCGACGGGTCACCATCCTTTTTAAACAGTCGGGATCATCCATGGCTAATGGGTAGGTGGTAGCGGCGCCTCCGCTTTCTTCCAGGTGCTGTCCGGATTGTACGTCTGCATAGCACGAGCGAGGTGGTCGGTGTCCGGGCCGAGGTCTTTTTCGTAGACGACGCCCTGGTGGTTGACGATGAAGGTCATAACGCCAGAGACCCCGTATTGCGCCGGATGCGCGATAAGGGCGAACCCGCCGATCATCTTGCCATCGACGACGTAGTCGAAGGCACGGCCCGGTGCGCCCGGACCCTGGGCCGTCAGGATCCGATAGACGTAGCCATGGTAGGGGGCCGGCTTGTCCGCCGAGGTCTGGCTGGAGTATCCTTCCGCCCGGGCATTTGCGACGAGTACGCCCAACGGGCTCGGTTCCTCGCCTTCCTTGATCGGCCAGTAGAGTCCGTTCCTCCTGCCCTCGTCGCTGCGGAACTTCATCGCATACGTGAGCAGCCCGCCGCCCTCGCGCGCTACCCGGGCATACTCGCGCTGCGCATCGACGTAGGCGAGGCAGACTTGCATGGCATTCAACTCGTTTCGGCCGATGCGGCGGGTGAGGATCTCCTCCTTCCCTGCAGCGGTATCGAAGCGCCAAACGTTCCTCGCTTTCACGACCGGGATCGGTAGCGGCCACTCGTCCTGGCCGATGACCAACATCGCCTTCGTCTCGGTGCGGTATTCCAGTGTGTTCGCCTGCTCGAAAGCGTGGACGAATTGCTCCCGCCCCTGTTTGTCGGCTACCGGATCCCCGGAGGAGATCAGGTCCCTACCCTCGGGGCCCAGGATCGCAGCGAGCGCCGCCATGTCCCCGCCTTTCACGGCCTTCACAAGGGCCTGCACCGCCTTCCTTGGCGACGCAAAGGTCTTCTGGCCTCGGCTGGCGGCGACCGCGTCCCTCGATTCGACGATACCGATGAGCAGCGTGGCCATCACGGCGATGGCGAGCCGCCGGGTCAGGGTGGGATGCGCATGCCGATTAGATGAAGCCATCCTTACCTCCTCCAGACCTGCCGTTCGTCAGATTGTTCATCCGTACAGGAGGGAGACCGATCCCAGCCTGGAACGTCCGCGATGCTCCTCATCTGCGCCCTCCGCCCCCCCCGCCGATGCGCCCGCCCCCGGCCGGGGCCCTTGGGACGCTTGGCGCAGGCCTGGCCGCGCCCGTACCCAACCGGCTCGTGCGCCCACGGTCGCTGGAGTTCCGGGTCTCACCGCCGCGTCCAAGCCCCTCGAGCGCGGCCGGTGGGCGGGGGGCCCTGGAGACCTGTGGCGCGACATGACCGCCCTGCTGGCCCCCACCGACGCGAGCGTCCGCTGCGCCGACCGGGCGGCGATCGACGGTACGCGCCCCCAATGGCGAGACCCCTTGCGGGCGGCCGCGGAACGCCTCGCGGGCGGGCGCGCCTGGCAGCAGGCCCTGGCCGAAGCGCTGCCGCACGCCTGGATCACGGTAAGGGACACCCCGGCGGTGACTTGCGTCGTGGCGCCAGGTGTGGTCCATAATCCTGGTCCGATTGAAGGTATTATAGTTGTGCACATTGACGATGGTGACGTGGTGACGGTGCCAGTCGAAGCCGCCCCAGAGAACC
This genomic window contains:
- the prpL gene encoding Lysyl endopeptidase precursor, which gives rise to MYPLSSIQHTWAGLRWFVGSVAVMTALASGVAAGQEMGGAAYPGAHVEGELAPALPGVRALPQRRLPQSRLPAQVVLDRVEAAHLKMEATDQPSKPGVPLQIGVSRDVPMLRNTAHTSALMSWTSIPGGQIAAISITSPDALGLRLGLLVEKLSRTALLRFYAQGTEQVFEVSGGEIMDTIARNLAAGDASDEARTYWSPVIDGQEMTVEIELPTGVSPDEVMFSIPRVSHLFSSPLDPGALQQQIGEAAGCTLDSACYTSTWGNESLATAKMTFTKGGGSYLCTGTLMNDSDPSTFIPYFLTANHCISTQTVASTLQTYWFYRASSCNAGLLNPSTQTLTSGAALLYASSITDTGFLLLNSSAPPGAVYSGWSTYLPVLSSQSVGIHHPQGDLQKISAGNIAGYYNCTPNAGDTFSCFPTSSDGADHLEVVFGLGITEGGSSGSGLWIVSGGSHYLVGQLHGGNISCVMPTSPVYYGRFDVAYNAALFQWLGTTPVNYTLSVTGAGTGQGTVTGPGINCTISAASTSGTCSANYASGTGVSLIATSIGVSTFIGWGGDCAADGTVTLEADKICTATFIRPLILSTTSLSAEEQGVAYVYALQAEGGLPSYTWSRIKGKLPKGLTLDAAGTLSGIPTKAKTATFTVQVADAAGASVTQNLSLQIVKRVDFKTKKLSRGTVGTPYAATLKTKGGIPPLTFSLVGGALPTGLTLDPGTGQVSGTPTVAGIFDFVAQVTSSGGSSHQRNIRITIR